The following coding sequences lie in one Streptomyces sp. NBC_00510 genomic window:
- a CDS encoding Lrp/AsnC family transcriptional regulator: MAENLDATDWTILTELQRDGRVPFTELARRVSLSASATTERVRRLETLGVITGYRAEVDLGKAGYPVLAVVRLKYPGSRHEPLHRLLAERPEILECLRTTGEECYVLKVAAASMGHLEEVMDELAQFGSATTSVVYRQTLPYRGPGGAPSGML; encoded by the coding sequence ATGGCCGAGAATCTCGACGCGACCGACTGGACGATCCTCACCGAGCTGCAGCGCGACGGGCGGGTCCCCTTCACCGAGCTGGCCCGCCGGGTGAGCCTCAGCGCCTCCGCGACCACCGAGCGGGTCCGCCGGCTGGAGACCCTGGGCGTCATCACGGGCTACCGCGCGGAGGTCGACCTCGGCAAGGCCGGCTACCCGGTCCTCGCGGTCGTCCGCCTGAAGTACCCCGGCAGCCGGCACGAGCCCCTGCACCGGCTGCTCGCGGAGCGTCCGGAGATCCTGGAGTGCCTGCGCACCACCGGGGAGGAGTGCTACGTGCTGAAGGTCGCCGCCGCGTCCATGGGCCACCTGGAGGAAGTCATGGACGAGCTGGCGCAGTTCGGGAGCGCGACGACCAGTGTGGTCTACCGGCAGACCCTGCCGTATCGGGGTCCTGGCGGCGCTCCTTCCGGCATGCTGTGA
- a CDS encoding nuclear transport factor 2 family protein: MESAKVVEELWQRIQARDWAGAGELIAEDAVVEWPVSGERIVGRANFLAVNREYPEGWSIRVLRVVADGDQAVSEVEVPHVDLGLFHAASFWTVRDGRIVAGREYWTSPGADPRPEWRARYVEPM, from the coding sequence GTGGAGTCTGCGAAGGTAGTCGAAGAGCTGTGGCAGCGGATCCAGGCACGCGACTGGGCCGGTGCCGGTGAACTGATCGCCGAGGACGCCGTGGTGGAGTGGCCCGTGAGCGGCGAGCGCATCGTCGGCAGGGCCAACTTCCTCGCCGTCAACAGGGAGTACCCGGAAGGCTGGTCGATCCGTGTCCTGAGGGTCGTGGCCGACGGCGACCAGGCCGTCTCGGAGGTCGAGGTGCCGCACGTGGACCTCGGGCTCTTCCACGCGGCGTCGTTCTGGACCGTCCGCGACGGGCGGATCGTCGCCGGACGCGAGTACTGGACGAGCCCGGGCGCCGACCCGCGCCCGGAGTGGCGCGCCCGCTACGTCGAGCCGATGTAG
- a CDS encoding phospholipase C, phosphocholine-specific, with product MNALDRRRFMQLAGGTAALTALSTSIARAAEIPAHRNTGSLKDVEHIVVLMQENRSFDHYLGTLRGVRGFGDPHPVTLPSGKPVWHQSDGTKEVLPFHPDADDLGLAFLEDLPHGWKDTQAAFNKGRYDQWIPAKSATTMAHLTREDIPFHHALADAFTICDAYHCSFMGSTDPNRYYMWTGHTGNDGKGGGPVLGNDELGYSWTTYPERLEKAGVSWKIYQDVGDGLDAAGGWGWIEDAYRGNYGDNSLLYFNQYRGAKPGDPLYDKARTGTDARKGEGFFDILRADVKAGKLPKVSWVVAPEAFTEHPNWPANYGAWYISQVLDALTSDPEVWSRTALFITYDENDGFFDHVVPPFPAGSSAQGGSTVDVTRDVYAGDSGRPAGPYGLGQRVPMFVVSPWSKGGYVCSQTFDHTSIIRFMERRFGVTEPNISPWRRAVCGDLTTAFDFRHKDSRTPRLPDTDGYLPPDGDRHPDYSPVPPAKGSLPRQERGLRPARPVPYDLAADGGISAAGSLRIEFASHGEAGAGFLVTSTTDASGPWTYTVGSGHSLTGAWNVAAGAHGDYDLTVHGPNGFLRRFAGRAAAAGAEVGARHDGGSGAVRLVLTNHGHSTVTLTVRDGYGEHKPSSHRLRPGARVVHVAETHRSHGWYDLSVTSDHDGTFRRRLAGHVETGRESTSDPAIGG from the coding sequence ATGAACGCCCTTGACCGCAGAAGGTTCATGCAACTGGCGGGCGGCACGGCCGCCCTGACCGCGCTGTCCACCAGCATCGCCCGCGCGGCGGAGATACCCGCGCACAGGAACACCGGTTCCCTCAAGGACGTCGAGCACATCGTGGTCCTGATGCAGGAGAACCGCTCCTTCGACCATTACCTCGGCACCTTGCGCGGTGTCAGGGGGTTCGGGGACCCGCACCCCGTGACGCTGCCGAGCGGCAAGCCGGTCTGGCACCAGTCGGACGGCACGAAGGAGGTGCTGCCGTTCCACCCGGACGCCGACGACCTCGGTCTGGCCTTCCTGGAGGACCTGCCGCACGGGTGGAAGGACACCCAGGCCGCCTTCAACAAGGGCCGGTACGACCAGTGGATCCCGGCCAAGTCCGCCACGACGATGGCGCACCTGACGCGCGAGGACATCCCGTTCCACCACGCGCTCGCCGACGCCTTCACCATCTGCGACGCCTACCACTGCTCCTTCATGGGCTCCACCGACCCCAACCGCTACTACATGTGGACGGGCCACACCGGCAACGACGGCAAGGGCGGCGGCCCGGTCCTCGGCAACGACGAACTGGGCTACTCCTGGACGACCTATCCCGAGCGGCTGGAGAAGGCCGGGGTCTCCTGGAAGATCTACCAGGACGTCGGCGACGGCCTGGACGCCGCGGGCGGCTGGGGCTGGATCGAGGACGCCTACCGCGGCAACTACGGCGACAACTCGCTGCTGTACTTCAACCAGTACCGGGGCGCCAAGCCCGGCGACCCGCTGTACGACAAGGCCCGCACCGGCACCGACGCCCGCAAGGGCGAGGGCTTCTTCGACATCCTGCGCGCCGACGTCAAGGCCGGGAAGCTGCCGAAGGTCTCCTGGGTCGTGGCCCCCGAGGCCTTCACCGAGCACCCCAACTGGCCCGCCAACTACGGCGCCTGGTACATCTCGCAGGTCCTCGACGCGCTCACCTCCGACCCCGAGGTGTGGAGCAGGACCGCGCTGTTCATCACCTACGACGAGAACGACGGGTTCTTCGACCACGTCGTGCCGCCGTTCCCGGCCGGCTCGTCCGCGCAGGGCGGCTCCACCGTCGACGTCACCCGCGACGTGTACGCCGGCGACAGCGGGCGCCCGGCGGGTCCGTACGGGCTGGGCCAGCGCGTCCCGATGTTCGTCGTCTCCCCCTGGAGCAAGGGCGGCTACGTCTGCTCGCAGACCTTCGACCACACCTCCATCATCCGGTTCATGGAGCGCCGCTTCGGCGTGACCGAGCCCAACATCTCCCCCTGGCGCCGCGCCGTCTGCGGCGATCTGACGACGGCCTTCGACTTCCGGCACAAGGACAGCCGCACCCCGCGGCTGCCCGACACCGACGGCTACCTCCCGCCGGACGGCGACCGTCACCCCGACTACTCGCCGGTCCCTCCCGCGAAGGGCTCGCTGCCCCGTCAGGAGCGCGGTCTGCGCCCCGCGCGGCCCGTCCCGTACGACCTCGCCGCGGACGGCGGGATCAGTGCCGCGGGCTCGCTGCGGATCGAGTTCGCCTCCCACGGCGAGGCCGGCGCCGGTTTCCTGGTCACCTCCACGACGGACGCCTCCGGTCCGTGGACGTACACCGTCGGGTCGGGGCACTCGCTCACCGGCGCCTGGAACGTCGCCGCGGGCGCCCACGGCGACTACGACCTCACCGTGCACGGCCCCAACGGCTTCCTGCGCCGGTTCGCCGGCCGGGCCGCGGCGGCGGGTGCCGAGGTCGGCGCCCGCCACGACGGCGGGAGCGGCGCCGTGCGCCTGGTCCTGACCAACCACGGGCACTCGACGGTCACGCTCACGGTCAGGGACGGCTACGGCGAGCACAAGCCGTCGTCCCACCGGCTGCGTCCGGGCGCCCGTGTCGTGCACGTGGCCGAGACGCACCGCAGCCACGGCTGGTACGACCTGTCGGTGACCTCCGACCACGACGGCACCTTCCGGCGCCGGCTGGCCGGCCACGTCGAGACGGGCCGGGAGAGCACCAGCGACCCGGCGATCGGCGGCTGA
- a CDS encoding potassium channel family protein: MNRLERWEQQTRAPLLALAVVFGAAYALPILVPAADPALITTAHWTERTVWALFAADYAVRLGLSERRWEFVRRQPLSLAVVVLPLLQPLRLLRLVSALFLVGQRVRMAAQVRLTTYVVGAVLGLLAFGSVAVLEVERNSPHGNIRTIGDALWWSFTTMTTVGYGDHAPTTGVGRLIAVGLMLSGIALLGVVTANIAAWFLARFQEDEEENRRVQEVTEELLREVRELRRQVADLTQATAAARAGTSGSVSNSAVEQSVE; this comes from the coding sequence ATGAACCGTCTCGAACGCTGGGAGCAGCAGACCAGGGCGCCGCTGCTCGCCCTGGCCGTGGTGTTCGGCGCCGCCTACGCCCTGCCGATCCTGGTGCCGGCCGCCGACCCCGCGCTCATCACCACCGCGCACTGGACGGAGCGCACGGTCTGGGCCCTGTTCGCCGCCGACTACGCGGTCCGGCTGGGCCTGAGCGAGCGGCGCTGGGAGTTCGTCAGGCGCCAGCCGCTCAGCCTGGCGGTGGTCGTCCTCCCGCTGCTCCAGCCGCTGCGCCTGCTGCGGCTGGTCTCCGCGCTCTTCCTGGTCGGCCAGCGGGTGCGGATGGCGGCGCAGGTGCGCCTGACGACGTACGTCGTCGGTGCCGTGCTCGGGCTGCTGGCGTTCGGGTCGGTCGCCGTCCTCGAGGTCGAGCGCAACTCCCCGCACGGCAACATCCGCACCATCGGCGACGCCCTGTGGTGGTCCTTCACCACGATGACGACCGTGGGCTACGGGGACCACGCCCCCACCACCGGCGTCGGCAGGCTGATCGCCGTGGGGCTGATGCTCTCGGGCATCGCCCTGCTCGGTGTGGTCACCGCCAACATCGCCGCCTGGTTCCTGGCCCGCTTCCAGGAGGACGAGGAGGAGAACCGGCGCGTCCAGGAGGTCACGGAGGAACTGCTGCGGGAGGTCCGTGAGCTGCGCCGCCAGGTGGCCGACCTCACACAGGCCACGGCCGCCGCCCGCGCCGGAACGTCCGGAAGTGTGTCGAACAGTGCGGTCGAACAGAGCGTCGAATAG